In the Haloarcula salinisoli genome, CGATGGCGGAGGAACTGTTCACCGACCATCTCCCGAAGCTGATGGCGACGGACGTCGTGGACTACGATTCGATGCTCGGCGCGGTCGAACTCCGAACTGACGACAGCGCCAGACAGGGGTGATACCGGCCCGGTTTCGATACATCAATACCGGTCGGGTCCAAAGCCCCGGTAGTGACGAACACGCAGGTAACGCACATCCAGATCGATAACTACGGCCCGTGGACAGTGACGCCCGAGCCGCGCCGCGAAGTCGACCTCCAGACGTTGCAGTCCCGACTGTACGCTGACCTCGCACAGCTGTTCGGGAACCGCGACGGCTACATCTTCTTCTCGCGGTTCGACAACATGATCGCTGTCACCAACGGGCTCGACGAGGCAGACCACGCCCTCATCCAGGAGTCCGTCGGCAACCGATACCCGGTGACGATGAGTCTCTCGGTCGCCACGGGAACGACCCCCGTCTCGGCGCTGGGGACTGCCACAGAGCAACTCCAGGAAGCCGGCAGCGCACAGGACGACGGTCGTCGGGAGGTGTTGCGTGGCCAGACCATCGACGACGAGTTCCGGACCGACGCCGACGTCCAGCTGGCCCATTTCGACGTCGACGACGCGACCGAGAAATACACCGACCAGCTCAACGAGTTCGACACGTTCATTCAGATCGAACAGGGGTACGCCGCGCTGATGAAGTATATGCGCGAGGCCCACGACTCACTCTCCTTCTTCGTCGGCGGGGACAACGTCATCGCGGTGTGTCCCGACCTCGACGAGGCGGACTACCGTGATGCCTGTGATCACGTCCGCGACGCCGTCGACGTCGAGCTGAAGGTCGGTGTCGGCCGCGGACGCGCGCCCGCCGACGCCGGCATGGACGCGAAACACGCCTTAGAGGAGTGCCGGGCAGATGGGGCGACAGTTCGGTTCGAATAGCGAGGTTTCGAACGGAGTGAGAAACCTCGAAGCGAACCGGCGAACGCAGTGAGCCGGAGAGCAGTAACGAGGAACCGACCGAAGGGAGGTTCCTCGGAGCAAGCGATCGGGGAGGAACGACCAGTGCGCAATAGCGAGGTCTGACCGAAGAGAAGCCCACCAGGCGAGCCGGCAACCATCGGGAGCCCTAGAGCAGTAGCGAGGTCGGAGCAGCGAGAAACCGAGAGAAGAAATGCCGTTGGTATTCGGTACCATACAGCATAACACTGGCGGAGGTAGCTTTTAGACGACTTCGTGCCATATGTTCACGTATGAACGACCCGGTCTCTGTCCGGGAGGTGATGAACCGCGAGTACGTAGGTGCGAGCGCGTCGGACGGGCTCGTCGAGACGACAGAACTGCTGGTCCGCGAGGGTGAACCGACAGCGCTAGTTCTGGAGGGCAACGACCCGGTCGGAGTCGTGAGTCGGGCGGATATCCTTGGCCATCTCGTCTCGGAGGGGAGCCCGGAGGATGCCATCGTCGACGACGTGATGACCGATTCGTACCCGTCCATCGGCCCGGAGGCCCGGCTCCCGGAAGCGCGTGACCGGATGGCCACCTACGCGACCCAGTGGCTGGTCGTCGTCGAGGACGGCGAACCGCTGGGAACGCTGACCGGCCACGACATCCTCTCGTCGGTTCGCCTGGAGAGCGAACGGACCCAGACAGTCGAGGAGGAGGCCCCCATGGCGACCTCCGAGCAGGCGACCGCAGACGGGA is a window encoding:
- a CDS encoding GTP cyclohydrolase III; protein product: MTNTQVTHIQIDNYGPWTVTPEPRREVDLQTLQSRLYADLAQLFGNRDGYIFFSRFDNMIAVTNGLDEADHALIQESVGNRYPVTMSLSVATGTTPVSALGTATEQLQEAGSAQDDGRREVLRGQTIDDEFRTDADVQLAHFDVDDATEKYTDQLNEFDTFIQIEQGYAALMKYMREAHDSLSFFVGGDNVIAVCPDLDEADYRDACDHVRDAVDVELKVGVGRGRAPADAGMDAKHALEECRADGATVRFE
- a CDS encoding CBS domain-containing protein: MNDPVSVREVMNREYVGASASDGLVETTELLVREGEPTALVLEGNDPVGVVSRADILGHLVSEGSPEDAIVDDVMTDSYPSIGPEARLPEARDRMATYATQWLVVVEDGEPLGTLTGHDILSSVRLESERTQTVEEEAPMATSEQATADGTTAAEDSFEEQGICSACGTLTRSLASLNGQLLCADCRDV